Genomic segment of candidate division KSB1 bacterium:
TTTCGAAAATTGAGACTTTAGATAATAGAATGCCATCTAACCAAATAAATCCTCCGATTCTCGCCAAATGGCTTCTGGAACTTTTGTTCACTCCGCAACATGATTCTATCATTGGCGATCTGGAAGAGGAATATTATGATTGCCTTGAACGCAAAGGCTGGTTATTGGCAACAGCCATTTACTGGTTACAAACCGTTAAATTAATCCCTTCATTGTTTTTCTTAACCCTATTCTGGAGTCTTATTATGTTTAAAAATTATCTAACCATCACAATGCGGACTCTATTGAAATATAAAAGTTTTTCAGCGATCAATATTTTAGGTCTGGCATTAGGAATGCCCGTTTGTCTGTTAATCATTTTGTCAATTATCGAGCAACGCAGTATGGATCAATTCCATGAAAACAAAGACAGGATTTATAGAATCATTACAACAGCGGAAAATAAAAGTTCAGGAGATCGACATCATTTTGCCAGTGCGCCGGCTCCACTGGTTCAAACCTTGATCGATGAGTATACGGGTATTGAAGATGCCGTTCAATTGGTGCGATTTTATTCAGCCGGAAAATATCAAAATAAAGTTTTAGATATTGGCGGATATTATGCAGATGAATCGTTCTTCAATATTTTCAGTTTCGATCTGAAAGCAGGAGATCGAGACAAAGCGTTGATCGAACCTTTTTCAGCTGTGATTTCATTGGAGACTCAAAAAAAATTCTTTGGAGAAGAAAATCCGTTGGGAAAAATTTTATCCTTTTCGTTTGGCGATGTTCTTATTAAAGGAGTGCTGAATGATTTAGAACCTGATCAAATTAGCCACTTAAAATATGATATCCTACTGTCGTTTTCAACCATCCGGGTTTTACGAGACCAGGGTTTTCAAATGGTAAATCCTAATGATTGGAATAATCATACCTCATTTTACAATTATCTTCTTCTAACTAGCAACAAAGCATCCTCACAAATAGAAGCTGCTTTCCCACAAATCATTAACAGAATTTCAAGTGAACAAAGTAAGCATAACTATCAATTCCGCCTGCAGTCATTAACCGGCATTGCTCTTGGACCAACATTGTACAATCAACTGGGGACTGTCATGGATACTGAAGTCCTGATTATTTTCATCATTGTGGCTATTATCATGATGCTGCCAGCTGTTTTTAATTACATAAGTCTTACTATGGCAAGATCGCTTAAACGAGCAAAAGAGATCGGGATTCGCAAAGTTTCCGGGGCAAATCGGGCTCAAATCATCAGGCAGTTCGTTAGTGAATCGGTTGTTGTGGCTTTGCTATCGTTGATTCCTGCTTATGTCTTGTTAACTTTACTTCTCCCTGTATTTCGTGATTTTCAATTCGTAGAATATATGGCGGTAGATTGGACCAGCAATTATTGGGTTTATTTATTTTTTATTGCTTTTAGTGTTGTTGTCGGAATTTTTGCAGGGCTTTTACCCGCGATTTATTTG
This window contains:
- a CDS encoding ABC transporter permease; its protein translation is MPSNQINPPILAKWLLELLFTPQHDSIIGDLEEEYYDCLERKGWLLATAIYWLQTVKLIPSLFFLTLFWSLIMFKNYLTITMRTLLKYKSFSAINILGLALGMPVCLLIILSIIEQRSMDQFHENKDRIYRIITTAENKSSGDRHHFASAPAPLVQTLIDEYTGIEDAVQLVRFYSAGKYQNKVLDIGGYYADESFFNIFSFDLKAGDRDKALIEPFSAVISLETQKKFFGEENPLGKILSFSFGDVLIKGVLNDLEPDQISHLKYDILLSFSTIRVLRDQGFQMVNPNDWNNHTSFYNYLLLTSNKASSQIEAAFPQIINRISSEQSKHNYQFRLQSLTGIALGPTLYNQLGTVMDTEVLIIFIIVAIIMMLPAVFNYISLTMARSLKRAKEIGIRKVSGANRAQIIRQFVSESVVVALLSLIPAYVLLTLLLPVFRDFQFVEYMAVDWTSNYWVYLFFIAFSVVVGIFAGLLPAIYLSSMLPVQVLKGMSRIRGFSGLTIRKVLLIAQFALSLFFILNTALIHKQVKFMLNADYGFDKENVISVGLQNTSYDLFRNELMNKADIIDVSAASSIIGRVNIKPNLSIQSKNLSEPIKAVEFSISENYLENLGFTLKAGRSFSKSFSTDPAQAIILNETAAQRLGFTNNRDAINQMIKVDGSVNMQVVGIVRDFHYNRLHSAIEPVILRNNPARYRYAMVRLQPGDITGRIDQVKSAWQDVSAGNEVLRYQFLDDYILGAYNDMRDIVLFLKIIAGLAIFIACLGLLGMAIFNTESRTKEIGIRKVLGASVGKIVMLLSKDMVKLLAIAIGIAATLDLLFITNVWMNQFPYREDIGPGLFVFGIGLVAVLAFITIGTQTFRAASAKPVETLRNE